A genomic region of Plasmodium falciparum 3D7 genome assembly, chromosome: 11 contains the following coding sequences:
- a CDS encoding sporozoite and liver stage asparagine-rich protein, with amino-acid sequence MRKGKPRHVPMFLRSENKRIFFSFFSYFMPKNDLNFIFEHFDIGLIVLTKIHNIRKKYEEERNNMKNEEDKSDGDDMKIFDEKLKNFFLNYKINPNIEESNDTKISKKEKNNNNKKKKRNYPLNNECKQNNVNKKVMNKSNSCPLNKKNEKKQDIIDDKKKNKLHDMNNERDCNINKEINNDIQKMYMYNNEQGKTHNLDIQSYMPYDQQKGKENQEPSLYKCDEILKMNSTTEDRNKKEDVSKGKKKKINNTPQSYNTPQSYNTPQSYNTPQSYNTTQNYNTTQNYNTTQNCNTTQNYNTTQNYNTTQHNNNINENNDDDKIIIDEENCLNTIKHNEREMNNNIQKTKSCEDNQYLINYNGNNEMSYNHKHLTLLDNKNEEQENAFILNNMNKTKNGINIKENIEHIKDNKKDEIKIERETDDIYISMKKKNETYKKFSKRMNRRKISELVNYHDDYCFYITDLCKKGTMLSLKKNELFNQKNDKINILSSVKYFNKPIQFNQINWNLNNLCTINNIYTKLYDEHINDKINTTPNMQTIIKEKYSQTSSVILGNEQIQNGYQTSNLNINSNDIRIINHNKNDDISINHNNNNDISINHNNNNDISINHNNNNDISINHNNNNDISIINHNNNNDISINHNNNNNNYYFMNNYMHNNINNNYYCYYMNNTNHVNNYYNNIYIQNNHDQNNAPILQPINNHLAHINDLCYIHSEKNEYTKISKNHQMNNINPQQSNGKNQNDISNNINKNDEYYNLNEQKILCDKNKSYIKCDIPQKCDNTQDDENSEQNQNYITNPSNGHYKIKEQMNYVQHIPDYEHDNTTNEMINTQNYTNINLDPYIMNNQNDNNVYLNQNYFDTEKKNKEEDINITEANTHYNNVHIYQNNSNHMNKMINLNNNTNSKSTQDYDLYHNNMENFNNTNYNIMKEKIHINDDTSSVINNSSINSQNNLCNNKKTNNDYQNRNIKNDNSIPDSSINMNELKNNIQMNDYYASNIYNNNNNNNNNNFIISNNIISNYNNYMNESNVYPQINSNNYIPYIDPHLNNEPYKHTINNQLNKNCINNNISMDDNVYDSNTISIHISVNDNEYNNSNFTNDMYNNNNNNNNNNNNCNNSSNSNSNSNQVCLYMPNHELYNSNYNITQHMPSSNDVPKIQKHIANNIIMNGHKEEHIIEKKSKEETNKTNEQVYRSINQNNTLILKENEIDENDINTLNQNLNIKNDMNNMDNIINLKNLNNINNIYTPYQNNILKNNEIQFLNNNKEVITKHAYTHSSNEININVYKNIDTQINIRKNENNNDIIINKEQKDISTNNEQNQTYNYITSSVKNEYSILDNSPTDKNYKKNLNLNISSSYNTNDHINNYHDDIDKTNKDNKYEEEKHKDINIYINNINSNGNKNHNFINSYFDLNENEKKKKINIFYHDNKSLKNISNEELTNTNPYKCINNTIDNNNDHKNGYIELNEINNSIMNNDEKIITAYLNNRVVQNGLSHDILNEDVSINTHSNKENKNDNHNNNSNNSNNSSRSNNHNNNNNSNNNYANSYNVKNDLQINNNNYSYIKNEKNVHQTFNENNILYKHYSNHVHNYITKNTIQEQKNIHSDNKYETCSLPEKKNIYEPNSQNSPNSQKLPNSQNLSNSQNLPNSPNLPNSQNLPNSPNLPNCFTYVNNQTDILISNLVVQEQKLNDQKKEMRSNNNINNTKWNNAYNNEVQHVNNNIVNEEINILPYPSKNENNLNEHNSNIYHDKNNQHDIRTYYNDSTKITNKLHIESGNNKLTNDAIHTNNEYTINSRYPICQNYSAITAPEKMNCPQMMANHNFNNIPEYVIQNNHVNVDGNNKNDPIDNNNNNDNDNIEIFNIQQTKQIKYNNNTTDTNNNSLIHNVENNYNTDGLDISNISYNNYTNNNMYNLNNDNINNNYMPQNYYHINYNNIATSENNQLIQINNYNINTNINDININTHVNSYKENDKKNILYNNNINNMNNDNINHDHYKYICNSNSNNNNNNNNNNNNNNNNDHYYYYNCCRNEEYKYNDNNYINIQNKKNNIVNDNTSNIIKSQYNNTNKNMILEQHNINMNEDNYNQINSNLCLLKNDSISTCCDNINNNNNNNNNKYSNNEINSNEYLYYKFDEQYDKKNNVSAMCDNIKNKQHYNNYVAYNTNGSYENMSNFSSNNVYVNNKCPSYNNNNMNNMNNMNNNNCYNYHGYNVMNTKYNKAGNKFSSVQIDTQMDNPIHVDKNKNDDILERNIKGSIINNNNDSNDDNNNDDNNNDNNNNDNASNNNNDTNNINYLMNIKNTNNFDSTNNFDSTNNFDSTNNFDSTNNFDSTNNFNNRNNFNNRNNFNNRNNFEHINNINKIHHIDNENNLCREDENNHNTILTNVKNTTNKEYINICTDHLNLLKNYNLNNYINLLKINKLNDYYYNSIINKSQDGTCNTFLQNSLNNQSNIIQNNNIYENNQRIQLYNYPSFETYNNNIINTWNQKNTNNSYNSYIPLSNVQCNWKNHIFNVTQNNAHINDNKEYNYQKYPYVYNNQILSINHGKKETNTLNYLNCTGENEITYLNDLNSNEQNYNDHNKNNNPYNHDHNIIYNDVYNHMNPSYIYNNICTPTNFIQDLIKTNKINNNSNYLNIFNNMIHLQNMHNENNHLFKKEKCDQAKPYSNTDVLCTLKNNNLNENKNVNIINTIPHTLNNYYNFHILLNILRRKQLYHNSFNQLISKMTKNYNINANNNNNNDNSNLNNNNNNVRYNKRNYSISSVGFSNRSKRWTICPSYICCNSALCRFKLTCNFKFLQFNQAYNTFNIPYAIYNCYKNIMNNYHYFTSTLCPQQTYLSKHSAQEHETIFNVYWHLLNNEKYKYIQNIILFLDSNLYTRAVWLLKKGYNMNDIEVQKAEKKLIKLMLLVFKFTYDYKNDNNKYEYIKSFLYSLRNNHINFEIMNRFLFY; translated from the exons atgagaaaaggGAAACCAAGACATGTGCCTATGTTTTTAAGAAGcgaaaataaaagaatattttttagctttttttcttatttcatGCCAAAGAATGAtttgaattttatttttgagcATTTCGATATCGGATTAATCGTACTAActaaaatacataatatacgAAAAAAGTATGAAGaggaaagaaataatatgaaaaatgaagaagataaaTCCGATGGAGatgatatgaaaatatttgatgaaaaattaaagaacttttttttaaattataaaattaatccTAACATTGAAGAATCTAATGATACCAAAATTtctaaaaaggaaaagaacaataataataaaaaaaaaaaaagaaactatccattaaataatgaatgtaaacaaaataatgtaaataaaaaggtTATGAATAAATCAAATTCATGtccattaaataaaaaaaatgaaaaaaaacaagacaTTATagatgacaaaaaaaaaaataaattacacgatatgaataatgaaagggattgtaatataaataaagaaataaataatgacattcaaaaaatgtacatgtataataatgaacAAGGGAAAACACATAATTTGGATATACAATCTTATATGCCATATGATCAACAAAAAGGAAAGGAAAACCAAGAACCATCCTTATATAAATGTGacgaaatattaaaaatgaacagTACAACGGAGGATCGAAATAAAAAGGAGGACGTatcaaaaggaaaaaaaaaaaaaattaataatacacCACAAAGTTATAATACACCACAAAGTTATAATACACCACAAAGTTATAATACACCACAAAGTTATAACACAacacaaaattataatacaacacaaaattataatacaacACAAAATTGTAATACAacacaaaattataatacaacacaaaattataatacaacacaacataataataatattaatgaaaataatgatgatgataaaataattatagatGAAGAGAATTGTTTGAATACTATTAAACATAATGAAAgagaaatgaataataatatccaAAAAACTAAATCCTGTGAAGATAatcaatatttaataaattataatggtAATAATGAAATGTCCTACAACCATAAACATTTAACCTtattagataataaaaatgaagaacaGGAAAATGCTTTTAttctaaataatatgaataaaacaaaaaatggaattaatataaaagaaaacattGAACATATTAAAGATAACAAAAAggatgaaataaaaatagaaagaGAAACAGATGATATATACATTtctatgaaaaaaaaaaacgaaacatataaaaaatttagcAAAAGAATGAATAGAAGAAAAATTAGTGAACTTGTAAATTATCATGAtgattattgtttttatattacagATTTATGTAAAAAAGGTACTATgttatcattaaaaaaaaatgaattatttaatcaaaaaaatgataaaatcaATATCCTATCATctgtaaaatattttaataaacctATACAATTTAATCAAATAAATTggaatttaaataatttgtgtacaataaataatatttatacaaagttatatgatgaacatataaatgaCAAAATTAATACAACACCAAACATGCAAACTAttataaaggaaaaatattcaCAAACATCATCTGTCATATTAGGAAATGAACAAATACAAAATGGTTATCAGACTAGTAAccttaatattaatagtaatgaCATAAGGAttattaatcataataaGAATGATGACATAAGtattaatcataataataataatgacataagtattaatcataataataataatgacataagtattaatcataataataataatgacataagtattaatcataataataataatgacataagtattattaatcataacaataataatgacataagtattaatcataataataataacaataattattattttatgaataattatatgcataataatatcaacaataattattactgctattatatgaataacacCAACCATGTTAATAATtactataataatatttatatacaaaataatcatGACCAAAATAATGCACCCATTTTACAACCGATAAACAATCATCTAGCTCATATTAAtgatttatgttatattcactcagaaaaaaatgaatatacaaaaatatcaaaaaatcATCAaatgaacaatataaatCCTCAACAATCAAATGGAAAAAATCAAAACgatatatcaaataatataaacaagaATGATGAATATTACAATCTGAACGAGcagaaaatattatgtgataaaaataaatcatatataaaatgtgatATACCTCAAAAATGTGATAATACACAAGATGATGAAAATTCTGAACAGaatcaaaattatataaccaACCCATCAAATGgacattataaaataaaagagcaAATGAATTATGTACAACATATCCCAGATTATGAACATGACAATACAACTAACGAAATGATAAATACAcaaaattatacaaatataaatttggatccatatataatgaataatcaaaatgataataatgtttatttaaatcaaaattatttcgatacagaaaaaaaaaacaaagagGAGGATATTAATATAACTGAAGCGAATacacattataataatgtacatatataccaaaataatagtaatcatatgaacaaaatgataaatctaaataataatactaataGTAAGAGTACACAAGATTATGAcctttatcataataatatggaaaattttaataacacAAACTATAATAtcatgaaagaaaaaatacatataaatgatgacACTTCATCagttataaataattcaagTATAAATTCACAAAATAATTTGTGTAATAATAAGAAGACAAATAATGATTAtcaaaatagaaatataaaaaatgataattctATCCCTGACAGTAGcataaatatgaatgaattgaaaaataatattcaaatgaatgattattatgcttctaatatttacaataataataataataataataataataactttatcatttctaataatattattagtaattataataattatatgaatgaaaGTAATGTATATCCACAaataaatagtaataattatatccCGTATATAGACCCACATCTTAACAACGAACCTTATAAACACACAATTAATAATCAACTAAACAAAAATTgtataaacaataatatatctatggATGATAATGTATATGATAGTAACACTATTTCTATACATATAAGTGTAAACGATAATGAATATAACAATTCTAATTTTACAAatgatatgtataataataataataataataataataataataataattgtaacaATAGTAGTAATAGCAATAGCAATAGTAATCAGGTGTGCTTATATATGCCTAACCACGAATTATACAATTCCAACTACAATATTACTCAACACATGCCTTCATCTAATGACGTTCCCAAAATACAAAAACATATagctaataatattataatgaatgGTCATAAGGAAGAACatattattgaaaaaaaatcaaaagaagaaacaaataaaacaaatgaacAAGTTTATAGGTCTATAAACCAAAATAATACACTTATTTTGAAAGAAAACGAAATAGATGAAAATGACATAAACACATTAAATCAAAAccttaatattaaaaatgatatgaacaatatggaTAACATTATCAATctgaaaaatttaaataatataaataatatatacacaccttatcaaaataatatattgaaaaataatgaaatccaatttctaaataataataaagaagtgATAACAAAACATGCATATACACATTCCTCAAAtgaaataaacataaacgtatataaaaatatagatacacaaataaatataagaaaaaatgaaaataataatgatataattattaacaaagaacaaaaagatatatcaacaaataatgaacaaaaccaaacatataattatattaccaGTTCtgttaaaaatgaatatagcATATTAGATAATTCTCCAAcagataaaaattataaaaaaaatttaaatttaaatatatcttcatcttataatacaaatgatcatataaataattatcacGATGATATTGATAAGACAAAcaaagataataaatatgaagaagaaaaacataaagatataaacatatatataaataatattaattcaaATGGTAACAAGAaccataattttattaattcatattttgaCCTAAAtgaaaacgaaaaaaaaaaaaaaattaatatattttatcatgataataaatctttaaaaaatatatcaaatgaaGAATTAACAAATACAAAtccatataaatgtataaataatactatagataataataatgatcataaAAATGGTTATATAGaattaaatgaaattaaCAATTCCATTATGAATAATGATGAGAAAATAATTACagcatatttaaataatcgTGTTGTACAAAATGGTCTGTCACATGATATTCTGAATGAGGACGTTTCTATAAATACACACagtaataaagaaaataaaaatgataaccataataataatagtaataatagtaataatagtagtcgtagcaataatcataataataataataatagtaataacaaTTATGCAAATTCATATAACGTGAAAAATgatttacaaataaataataacaactaTTCTTACAtcaaaaacgaaaaaaatgTGCACCAGAcatttaatgaaaataatattttatataagcaTTATTCAAACCatgttcataattatatCACAAAAAATACAATACAAGAACAAAAGAATATTCATTCAgacaataaatatgaaacatGTTCCTTacctgaaaaaaaaaatatatatgaaccaAATTCACAAAATTCACCAAATTCACAAAAATTACCAAATTCACAAAATTTATCAAATTCACAAAATTTACCAAATTCACCAAATTTACCAAATTCACAAAATTTACCAAATTCACCAAATTTACCAAATTGTTTTACATATGTAAATAACCAAACAGATATTTTAATATCTAATCTAGTAGTACaagaacaaaaattaaatgatcaaaaaaaagaaatgagatctaataataatattaacaatacGAAATGGAATAATGCATATAACAATGAAGTACaacatgtaaataataatatagtaaatgaagaaataaatattttaccgTATCcttcaaaaaatgaaaataatttaaatgaacataatagtaatatatatcatgataaaaataatcaacATGATATAAGAACATATTACAATGATTCAACTAAAATTACAAACAAATTACACATAGAAAGTGGAAACAATAAATTAACAAATGATGCAATTCAtacaaataatgaatatacaaTAAATTCCAGATATCCAATATGTCAAAATTATTCTGCTATTACTGCCCCAGAAAAAATGAACTGTCCTCAAATGATGGCAAatcataattttaataacattCCTGAATATGTGATTCAAAATAATCATGTTAACGTcgatggtaataataaaaatgatcctatagataacaataataataatgataatgataatatagaaatatttaatattcaacaaacaaaacaaataaagTACAATAACAACACAACAgacacaaataataatagtttaATACATAATGtggaaaataattataatacagATGGTTTAGATATTtcaaatatttcatataataattacactaataataatatgtataatcttaataatgataatattaataataattatatgccacaaaattattaccacataaattataataatattgcgACTTCTGAAAATAACCAACTAATCCAAATaaacaattataatataaacaccAATAtcaatgatataaatataaacacacATGTTAACTCATACAAGGaaaatgacaaaaaaaacatcctttataataataatataaataacatgaATAATGATAACATAAATCATGatcattataaatacatatgtaatagtaatagtaataataataataataataataataataataataacaataataataatgatcattattattattataattgttgTAGGAAcgaagaatataaatataacgataataattatattaatattcaaAACAAGAAGAATAATATAGTAAATGATAACACgtctaatattattaaatcacaatataataatacgaATAAGAACATGATATTAGaacaacataatataaatatgaatgaagATAATTATAACCAAATTAATAGTAATTTATGCCTCTTAAAAAACGATTCAATTAGTACCTGttgtgataatataaataataataataataataataataataaatatagtaACAATGAAATAAACTCAAATGAATACTTATATTACAAATTTGATGAgcaatatgataaaaaaaataatgtgtCTGCAATgtgtgataatataaaaaataaacaacattataataattatgtagcatataatacaaatggcAGTTATGAAAATATGAGTAATTTCTCTTCAAACAATGTCTATGTCAATAATAAATGCccttcatataataataacaatatgaataatatgaataatatgaataataataattgctATAATTATCATGGTTACAATGTAATGAATACGAAATATAACAAGGCAGGAAATAAATTCTCTTCTGTACAAATCGATACACAAATGGATAATCCTATTCAtgtagataaaaataaaaatgatgatattttAGAAAGGAACATTAAGGGAAgcataattaataataataatgatagtaatgatgacaataataatgatgataataataatgataataataataatgataatgctagtaataataataatgatacaaataatataaattatttaatgaacATAAAGAATACAAACAATTTTGATAGTACAAACAATTTTGATAGTACAAACAATTTTGATAGTACAAACAATTTTGACAGTACAAACAATTTTGACAGTACAAACAATTTTAACAATAGAAACAATTTTAACAATAGAAACAATTTTAACAATAGAAACAATTTTGAACATATCaacaatattaataagaTACATCATAttgataatgaaaataatttatgcAGAGAAGACGAAAATAACCATAATACCATTTTAACAAATGTAAAAAACACAACGAACAAAGAGTACATTAACATTTGTACTGATCATTTAAATTtactaaaaaattataatttaaataattatatcaatttattaaaaattaataagttaaatgattattactataactcaattattaataaaagccAGGATGGAACTTGTAATACATTTTTACAGAACTCATTAAATAATCAATCaaatataattcaaaataataatatatatgaaaataatcaaAGGATACagttatataattatccatCCTTTGAAacatataacaataatattattaatacatgGAATCAAAAAAACacaaataattcatataatagtTATATACCTTTGTCAAATGTTCAATGTAATTGGAAAAATCATATTTTCAATGTAACACAAAATAATGctcatataaatgataataaggaATATAATTATCAGAAATAtccatatgtatataataatcaaatTTTAAGTATCAATCATGGAAAAAAGGAAACTAACACACTTAATTACCTTAATTGTACAGGGGAAAATGAAATAACATATTTGAATGATCTTAATTCCAATGAGCAAAATTATAATGAccacaataaaaataataatcctTATAATCatgatcataatattatatataatgatgtctataatcatatgaatccatcatatatatataataatatatgtacaccCACCAATTTTATACaagatttaataaaaactaacaaaataaataataattccaATTACctaaatatattcaataatATGATACATTTACAAAATATGCATAACGAAAATAATCATTTattcaaaaaagaaaagtgtGATCAAGCGAAACCATATAGTAATACTGATGTGCTATGcacattaaaaaataataatcttaatgaaaataaaaatgtcaATATTATAAACACAATTCCACATACATTAAATaactattataattttcatattttattaaatatattaagaagAAAACAATTATACCACAATTCATTTAATCAACTTATTTCAAAAAtgacaaaaaattataatattaatgctaataataataataataatgacaatagtaaccttaataataataataataatgtaagatataataaaagaaattattcaATATCTTCAGTTGGTTTTAGTAACAGAAGCAAaag atGGACAATTTGCCCTTCTTATATATGTTGCAACAGTGCCCTATGCAGATTTAAACTAACATGTAACTTCAAATTTTTGCAATTTAATCAAGCCTACAATACTTTTAATATACCCTATgcaatatataattgttacAAAAACATtatgaataattatcattactTCACATCTACCTTGTGTCCACAACAAACATACTTATCCAAACACTCAGCACAG GAACATGAAACAATTTTTAATGTCTATTGGCACTTactaaataatgaaaaatataagtacatacaaaatataattttatttttagacAGTAATTTATATACCAGGGCTGTATGGCTATTAAAAAAGGGATACAATATGAATGATATAGAAGTACAAAAAGCtgagaaaaaattaataaaattaatgctACTAGTATTTAAATTTacatatgattataaaaatgataataataaatatgaatacataaaatcatttttatattccctCAGAAATAATCATATCAATTTTGAAATAATGAATcgctttttattttattga
- a CDS encoding dynein light chain, putative, translating to MKTKIINNLKTLVNNDIRNNLKNTDDKKELSIKLSNIIKNHIKTLTSNEYKIIVEIFLNDNKDQGVNISTRLFYNKHTDFFFKETLINDTSYCFIVVYLIHI from the exons ATGAAGaccaaaataattaataatttaaagacTCTagttaataatgatataaggaataatttgaaaaatacGGATGATAAGAAAGAATTATCAATAAAATTAtccaatattattaaaaatcaCATCAAAA cCTTAACAtctaatgaatataaaattattgttGAAATTTTtcttaatgataataaagatcAAGGAGTaaa TATTTCTACTAGATTGTTTTATAACAAACATAccgattttttttttaaagaaacaCTAATTaat gACACCTCTTATTGTTTTATAGTCGtttatttaatacatatataa
- a CDS encoding protein YIPF6, putative has product MTRNVPLTNYEFTMDEPVKDTVIRDAKSIYKKILYVCFHQYDDENTIKKWDLWGSFIVYITLSICIFLDNEIVDKKNTFGYFFVFFFIGHILVSLNLSLLHINIPFFQSLCIISYSLFPLILSSFLNLFISTHVLRLLFCLLSIVWSSYNCILILARFIKSNRLLISFFPICLLQLFLASFLLIK; this is encoded by the exons ATGACAAGAAACg taccTTTAACAAATTATGAATTTACCATGGATGAACCAGTGAAAGACACTGTG ATAAGAGACGCAAAGagcatttataaaaaaatcttatatgtatgttttcaTCAATATGATGACgaaaatacaataaaaaaat GGGATTTATGGGGATCttttatagtatatataaccTTATCAAT ttgtATATTTTTGGATAATGAAATTGTTGATAAGAAGAATACCTTtggttatttttttgttttcttttttattggTCATATTTTAGTATCCTTAAATTTGTCTTTATtgcatataaatat acCATTTTTTCAGTCTTTATGCATTATTAGTTATTCATTATTTCCTTTGATACTTTCTTCGTTccttaatttatttatctcAACACATGTTTTACGCTTATTATTTTGCTTGTTATCAATAGTTTGGTCATCCTACA attgtattttaattttagCAAGGTTTATAAAAAGTAACAGGTTacttatttcattttttcctaTTTGCTTATTACAACTTTTTTTAGCTAGTTTTTTAttgattaaataa